In the Lampris incognitus isolate fLamInc1 chromosome 11, fLamInc1.hap2, whole genome shotgun sequence genome, one interval contains:
- the LOC130120377 gene encoding aryl hydrocarbon receptor-like has translation MDVTLLSVNSKRGDTMLGNPGIYAVKKRKKPIQKPKNLPGIDGVTKSNPSKRHRDRLNGELDRLTDLLPFSEDVRSRLDKLSVLRLSVGYLRVKNFFRGATGKSQDVASPQPVRPLESRKLFRGKGPPNNPRPRPHLPCRFLSDLVHQSVFELIHTDDRGLFRQQLHFALNPQTYGTEQDGDVLQSGSDTLSYDPEQLPPENSSFLERRFVCRFRCLLDNSSGFLALKFQGRLKYLHGQNFLGDNGVHPLPQLALFSIATPIQPPSILEIRTKTVFFQTRHKLDFTPTGIDNRGTVVLGYSEMELCMRGSGYQFIHAADMMYCADNHIHMIKTGESRLIVFRLLTKSGGWMWVQANAKLVYKAGRPDFIIVRQRVLDNTEGEEHLRQRRLQLPFSFTTGEALLYETGPTLDVNQLKASMAFGNKDKSDVPPSSLLGCFLNQDEASYTQTVETSVPIDQVFMDTQALVSVPGDPWKGLGSMANDVMVKEEGDQSVTGIMDALEKLVHDGDLCTALQSLEVDTAELMDWENTLQKLNQDDGSNNFKPELDSVLTNELFAYMDKVLFNESGELNLDANQPSCLANNNKEEPFSQVPQPNATGLCEPQLFQRPSANHADSSMNGLCGPTQNKNNGPVTMKGKALTEASQKFNSTQKLSHYGPLIPQTDTSVPSLQQMQFNHVFSPSIELPELTLSTSSASGDSVPFESCLQAPISHTSSHQGIPWQMQNNQPPQHSPNNGIQVDPMALKRQLLQGSFQQPSNVVLGVVDSLPSLIPCKDFSSPSQSSTNSVSNPFPNACLQKGTPFQTQNNHRVQPWTQSQQQKLPCAGIMQNGHHNLVADCHSQPSDSQRLSLAGLWPQSITELNHTPQGELADGQQALRPSCMFEKHLLPLSDSRRVEGAGFTPSVPLCQRGSDSPLDQSPPQGTCFFQWGRSDPVVGTSAIVQENVSISPPSQPHMPNMSTAEDILSVQRYLECNTQTQVSTLPAESNGLFPMPPLIDRNIFYSQ, from the exons TAAGAACCTTCCGGGCATCGACGGAGTTACCAAGTCAAACCCTTCCAAGCGCCACAGGGATCGGCTGAATGGGGAGCTGGACCGGCTCACAGACCTCTTGCCCTTTTCAGAGGACGTTCGTTCCCGTCTGGACAAACTCTCCGTGCTCCGCCTCAGCGTGGGATACCTGAGGGTCAAGAACTTCTTCAGAG GCGCTACAGGAAAATCCCAGGATGTGGCCTCTCCCCAGCCTGTCCGTCCGCTCGAGTCACGCAAGCTCTTCAGGGGGAAGGGGCCCCCGAACAATCCtcgcccccgcccccacctcccctGCCGCTTCTTG TCTGATTTGGTGCACCAAAGTGTGTTTGAGCTCATCCACACAGATGACAGGGGCCTGTTCAGACAACAGCTTCACTTTGCCCTCAACCCACAAACCTATGGCACAGAGCAAGATGGAGACG TCTTGCAAAGTGGCAGCGATACGTTGAGCTATGATCCTGAGCAGCTCCCCCCAGAGAACTCCTCCTTCTTGGAGAGGAGATTTGTGTGTCGCTTCCGGTGTCTTCTGGACAACTCCTCTGGTTTCCTG GCCCTGAAGTTTCAGGGGAGACTGAAGTACCTCCATGGCCAGAACTTCTTGGGCGATAACGGGGTGCATCCCCTGCCCCAGCTGGCTCTGTTCAGCATCGCCACACCCATTCAGCCACCGTCCATCTTGGAGATCAGGACCAAAACTGTATTCTTTCAAACCAGGCACAAGCTGGATTTCACTCCCACTGGCATCGACAACAG GGGGACGGTTGTTCTCGGCTATTCTGAAATGGAGCTGTGTATGAGAGGCTCTGGCTACCAGTTTATCCATGCTGCTGATATGATGTACTGTGCAGACAACCACATCCACA TGATTAAAACTGGAGAGAGTAGGCTGATAGTTTTCAGACTCCTGACTAAGTCAGGGGGCTGGATGTGGGTGCAGGCCAATGCCAAGCTGGTCTACAAAGCAGGAAGACCAGACTTCATAATCGTACGTCAGAGGGTTTTAGA tAACACTGAAGGCGAGGAGCATCTTCGCCAGAGAAGATTGCAGCTCCCCTTCAGTTTCACCACAGGAGAAGCTCTGCTCTACGAGACAGGCCCCACTCTGGATGTCAACCAGCTTAAGGCCAGTATGGCATTTGGCAACAAGGACAAGAGTGATGTTCCCCCCAGCTCTTTGCTGGGCTGTTTCCTAAATCAGGATGAAGCAAGCTACACCCAGACCGTGGAAACCTCAGTTCCCATTGATCAGGTTTTTATGGATACCCAAGCTCTGGTCAGTGTGCCGGGTGATCCATGGAAGGGTTTGGGGTCTATGGCCAACGATGTAATGGTGAAGGAAGAGGGGGATCAGTCTGTGACAGGTATAATGGATGCCTTAGAAAAGCTAGTCCACGATGGGGATTTGTGTACAGCATTGCAGAGTCTGGAGGTAGACACTGCGGAGTTGATGGACTGGGAAAACACTTTGCAAAAACTAAATCAGGATGATGGCAGCAACAATTTTAAGCCAGAGCTTGACAGCGTCCTCACTAATGAGTTATTTGCCTACATGGATAAAGTTTTGTTCAACGAAAGTGGTGAACTTAATTTAGACGCCAACCAGCCCAGCTGCCTTGCTAACAATAACAAAGAGGAGCCCTTCAGTCAGGTGCCCCAGCCCAATGCCACAGGGTTATGTGAGCCGCAACTGTTTCAGAGACCAAGTGCCAACCATGCTGACTCTTCCATGAATGGTCTTTGTGGCCCGACACAGAATAAAAACAATGGACCAGTCACCATGAAAGGGAAAGCTTTGACTGAGGCTAGTCAGAAATTTAACAGCACTCAGAAACTGTCCCATTATGGTCCCCTGATCCCTCAGACTGACACCAGTGTCCCCTCCCTTCAGCAGATGCAGTTTAACCATGTTTTCAGCCCATCGATAGAGCTCCCAGAGCTCACTCTCTCGACAAGCTCAGCCAGTGGTGACTCAGTCCCATTTGAATCTTGTTTGCAGGCACCTATCAGCCACACAAGCAGCCATCAAGGAATTCCCTGGCAGATGCAGAATAACCAGCCCCCTCAGCACTCTCCTAATAATGGCATACAAGTTGATCCAATGGCACTAAAAAGACAACTTCTGCAGGGATCTTTTCAGCAACCAAGCAATGTTGTGCTCGGTGTTGTGGACTCTTTGCCATCCCTCATTCCTTGCAAAGACTTTTCCTCCCCCAGTCAAAGTAGCACAAACAGTGTTTCCAATCCCTTTCCCAATGCCTGCCTTCAAAAAGGCACCCCATTTCAAACGCAAAATAACCACAGGGTGCAGCCGTGGACGCAGAGCCAACAGCAGAAGCTGCCTTGTGCTGGCATCATGCAGAACGGGCACCATAATCTGGTGGCAGACTGCCACAGCCAACCCTCAGACAGCCAAAGACTTTCTCTGGCTGGCCTTTGGCCACAGAGTATCACCGAACTGAACCACACCCCACAGGGAGAACTGGCAGATGGCCAGCAGGCACTTCGCCCCAGCTGCATGTTTGAAAAGCACTTGCTCCCCCTATCTGACAGCAGGCGGGTGGAGGGTGCTGGGTTTACCCCCTCTGTGCCTTTATGCCAGAGGGGTAGTGACAGTCCTCTAGACCAGAGCCCTCCGCAGGGTACCTGCTTTTTCCAGTGGGGCCGGAGTGACCCCGTGGTGGGCACATCAGCCATTGTCCAGGAGAACGTCAGCATCAGTCCCCCGTCCCAGCCCCACATGCCCAACATGTCTACCGCAGAGGACATCCTTTCTGTACAGCGCTACTTGGAGTGCAACACGCAGACACAG GTCTCAACCCTCCCTGCTGAAAGTAATGGACTGTTTCCCATGCCTCCTCTTATTGATAGAAATATTTTCTATTCCCAGTAA